A genomic region of Pararge aegeria chromosome 11, ilParAegt1.1, whole genome shotgun sequence contains the following coding sequences:
- the LOC120627322 gene encoding protein ALP1-like, whose product MVDIDLIMIALISEAEEEESEFTSAAEDRKIKRKFWVHELWKKRHILGEFRTLCSNDLSLHPRYFYDYYKMGLDKFENLVNILRPHIQKQETNLRIPISVEERISICLRFMTTAISFQALAQSYRVGYSTVLTIVHEVSAAIWKHLQPIVMPKPTQELWTKIEEEFRTIWNFPNCIGAIDGKHVNIRAPWNSGSLYFNYKKYFSTVLLAVVDAKYKFIIVDIGAYGRNSDSGILNNSKFGQRLQNNTIGIPPNKRLPGMIEEMPLVFVGDEAFPLSEHIMRPYPGNQVSDNHDKKIFNYRLSRARRLVESAFGILTQKFEVFQKKIKMQPMHLDSMILACTCLHNYVRENDELENLELPSDSILQDIRSVDYHTMTNAMVIRETFKSYFISEHGAVPWQTEMIRRC is encoded by the exons ATGGTTGATATCGATCTTATCATGATTGCTCTAATATCAGAAGCTGAAGAGGAAGAAAGTGAATTTACATCAGCAGCTgaggatagaaaaataaaacgaaaattttGGGTTCACGAGTTATGGAAGAAAAGACATATACTTGGCGAATTCAGAACACTCTGTAGTAATGATTTAAGTCTGCACCcaagatatttttatgattattataaaatgggtttagataagtttgaaaatttggtaaatattttgAGGCCTCACATCCAAAAGCAAGAAACAAatttaagaatacctatttccgTTGAAGAGCGGATATCAATATGCTTGAG ATTTATGACTACAGCAATTAGCTTTCAAGCCTTAGCTCAAAGTTATCGAGTTGGATACAGCACTGTTTTAACAATTGTACATGAAGTTTCCGCAGCAATATGGAAACATTTACAGCCAATTGTCATGCCGAAGCCAACACAAGAATTATGGACTAAAATAGAGGAGGAGTTCAGAACCATATGGAATTTTCCTAATTGTATAGGGGCAATTGACGGTAAACACGTCAATATAAGAGCTCCCTGGAATAGCGGCAGTTTGTACttcaattacaaaaaatattttagtactgTCTTGTTAGCTGTTGTTGACGCAAAGTACAAATTCATTATTGTTGACATCGGAGCATATGGACGTAACAGCGATAGTGGCATATTAAACAATTCTAAATTTGGACaacgattacaaaataatacgaTTGGTATACCGCCTAATAAAAGGTTGCCAGGTATGATAGAGGAAATGCCACTTGTTTTTGTAGGAGACGAAGCATTTCCCTTGTCCGAACACATCATGAGACCATATCCTGGAAATCAGGTGTCTGACAATCATGataagaaaatttttaattatcgcTTAAGCCGAGCAAGGCGCTTAGTAGAAAGTGCTTTCGGAATTCTGACACAAAAATTTgaggtttttcaaaaaaaaataaaaatgcaaccaATGCATCTTGATTCTATGATTCTTGCATGCACATGTTTGCATAATTACGTAAGAGAAAATGACGAACTCGAAAACTTGGAATTGCCAAGTGATAGTATATTACAAGATATACGGTCAGTCGATTACCATACTATGACAAATGCCATGGTGATCAGAGAGACattcaaatcttattttatatccgAGCATGGGGCAGTACCATGGCAAACTGAAATGATCAGACGATGTTAA
- the LOC120627363 gene encoding medium-chain acyl-CoA ligase ACSF2, mitochondrial isoform X4, which produces MRTENGSYFHNPGTEPLTVATLGDVIAETAHKYPGRVAVRSVHEDLTITYEELLNQADSLGCALRAQGFQKGDRLGLWTHNCIGWVVGCVGAARAGLISVLVNPVYEKAELRFCINKTKLKGLMIGDTLNNRDYYGMLSTLIPELRTSKEGFLKSKDFPNLTSVINGGKEKFSGVCSIGTLISNHKNNADITKYGSEITPEDGSLILLTSGTTGEPKAGLDSHIGVVNNVYFSGIRNSFNEGHPVVCIQVPLFHALGAIVTLLSSLRHGATVVLASPTYNIAANVDALCAEKCSIITGTPTMYLDMLQYVKRKGELPINLRVALAAGAPCSPQLIRQINAQLKVESVKALYGLSETTACVFQSLPEDSVEVVAETVGYTTDHCEVKVIDDKGNIVPFGTAGELMVRGYNTMIGYWDDPVKTKQTLRDDGWLHTGDKFTLSEAGYGKIVGRLKDIIIRGGENIAPKEIEDLINTHPDVIDSQVIGVSDERLGEELCAVVRLHEGTAFTIQELTNHCKGKLARYKIPRMLKIMDDFPKTVSGKIQKFKIKELVESGKV; this is translated from the exons GCAGACTCCTTGGGATGCGCACTGAGAGCACAAGGTTTCCAAAAGGGGGATCGTCTCGGACTTTGGACACATAATTGCATTGGTTGGGTTGTCGGTTGCGTAGGAGCCGCTCGAGCTGGTCTTATATCg gtTCTAGTCAACCCGGTGTATGAGAAAGCAGAACTACGCTTTTGTATTAACAAGACAAAGTTAAAAGGTCTAATGATAGGCGACACCCTCAACAACAGAGATTACTACGGCATGCTGAGCACACTTATCCCAGAGTTGCGAACGTCAAAAGAAGGATTTTTAAAGTCCAAGGATTTTCCAAACCTCACCTCGGTCATTAATGGTGGAAAGGAAAAATTCAG TGGCGTTTGCTCAATTGGTACCCTGATAAGTAATCACAAAAACAATGCTGACATAACAAAGTATGGAAGTGAAATAACACCTGAAGATGGGTCCCTGATTCTATTGACTTCGGGCACAACTG gtgAACCAAAAGCTGGTCTCGACTCGCACATAGGTGTTGTGAACAATGTATACTTTTCTGGAATTCGTAACAGTTTTAACGAAGGACACCCGGTTGTATGTATACAG GTGCCATTGTTCCACGCGCTAGGGGCTATAGTGACACTTTTGTCTAGTTTGCGACACGGAGCCACAGTTGTATTAGCGTCACCTACGTACAACATTGCAGCAAATGTTGACGCATTATGTGCTGAAAA atgCTCAATTATAACGGGAACTCCGACTATGTATCTGGATATGCTACAATACGTGAAGCGGAAGGGCGAACTGCCTATAAATTTACGCGTAGCTCTCGCAGCGGGTGCTCCTTGCAGTCCGCAGTTAATCCGGCAAATCAATGCACAGCTGAAGGTGGAGTCTGTCAag GCTCTGTATGGATTGTCAGAAACTACAGCTTGTGTGTTTCAATCACTGCCAGAAGACAGCGTGGAGGTTGTCGCAGAGACGGTTGGTTACACAACCGACCATTGCGAAGTTAAG GTAATTGATGATAAAGGAAACATCGTACCATTCGGAACTGCCGGGGAACTGATGGTCAGAGGATACAATACCATGATCGGCTATTGGGACGATCCGGTGAAAACCAAGCAGACTTTAAGAGATGACGGTTGGCTGCATACTGG TGACAAATTTACTTTATCTGAAGCTGGATATGGAAAAATTGTTGGTCGTCTGAAGGATATCATAATCCGTGGAGGTGAGAACATTGCACCTAAAGAAATTGAAGATCTCATAAACACACATCCAGATGTAATCGATAGTCAg GTTATTGGAGTATCAGATGAGAGATTAGGGGAAGAACTCTGTGCAGTAGTCAGACTCCACGAGGGAACTGCTTTCACGATACAAGAGTTAACAAACCACTGTAAGGGAAAACTTGCTCGTTATAAAATTCCAAGAATGCTCAAAATCATGGATGATTTCCCTAAAACTGTGTCTGgtaaaatacaaaagtttaaaataaaagaattagtTGAATCTGGTAAAGTATGA
- the LOC120627383 gene encoding uncharacterized protein LOC120627383 produces the protein MQEVFTHIERDYRWCNMKVNNRGQRVDELLYKWHATGTVNYTNSFVVSIEKIDLTNIVPIFGTTTVNGTQTTVQNIRGQVNLRELTLGFDVTANLDDSGTHRFTGEYSHLLVSFVTLISWNSNTNELTTTANAVTTTSNNRRMVYKPANNITEMLSRGFHSRDNDDSFVRWARDIIAPLMQEVAAPLKFPTVRFDGRC, from the exons ATGCAAGAAGTATTCACTCATATAGAAAGAGACTATAGATGGTGTAATATGAAAGTGAATAACAGAGGTCAAAGGGTCGA TGAACTATTGTACAAATGGCACGCAACAGGCACCGTCAATTATACCAACAGCTTTGTTGTATCCATTGAGAAAATTGATCTTACCAATATAGTACCCATATTTGGTACAACTACAGTCAATGGAACACAAACAACTGTTCAAAACATACGAGGCCAGGTCAATTTAAGGGAGCTCACTCTTGGTTTCGACGTTACTGCCAATCTAGACGACTCTGGAACGCACCGTTTTACTGGAGAATATTCTCATCTTCTGGTCTCCTTTGTGACATTG atcTCATGGAATTCCAATACCAACGAGCTGACAACAACAGCGAATGCTGTGACAACGACGTCTAATAACCGTCGTATGGTTTATAAACCAGCCAACAACATAACAGAAATGCTTTCTAGAGGA ttccactCTCGTGATAATGATGACAGCTTTGTCAGATGGGCGCGTGACATCATCGCACCACTTATGCAAGAAGTTGCAGCGCCATTGAAGTTCCCAACTGTACGCTTTGACGGAAGAtgttaa
- the LOC120627323 gene encoding uncharacterized protein LOC120627323 codes for MDEDEKLIYLVQKYDCLFNVKAKTYSDKNCRKNAWQKVSGEMQISEAECQKRWKRIRDCYKKAIRLRQFKSGSARSNDKPIRFEKELEFLKPYLQNKPQTSNLESSEENDVNTDTDTNLSVASPSRPESQLSSHSDTTRKKSQPLSQMLFAQYLENKKTEEDPTDTFFLSMSKTVKRMPIQMQVLLKRQILLLVTDAEIKVASNEMCTFQPETTNINSTQANTSSSIGYTTELRTESESLQLQSNSTNCISNSNTYKMQPNTGYYTTQLPTIYTPSNTYSMQSKTSSSSNSIIPNQFENSTSSRYRVEDRMEDLDLPPSPYIPLPIGTTTRQQRDGDNDYS; via the exons ATGGACGaagatgaaaaattaatttatttagtacagaAGTATGATTGTCTGTTTAACGTCAAGGCGAAAACCTACAGTGATAAAAATTGTAGGAAAAATGCCTGGCAAAAAGTAAGCGGTGAAATGCAAATTTCTG AGGCAGAGTGTCAAAAGCGGTGGAAAAGAATTCGAGATTGTTACAAGAAAGCAATTAGGCTAAGACAGTTTAAGAGTGGTTCTGCTAGATCAAATGATAAGCCAATAAGATTTGAAAAAGAATTGGAGTTTTTAAAACCATACTTGCAGAACAAACCACAGACGTCTAACTTAGAGAGCTCCGAAGAAAATGACGTAAACACTGATACCGACACAAACTTGTCCGTTGCGTCGCCATCTCGACCCGAATCACAATTATCCAGTCATTCCGATACTACTCGAAAGAAGTCACAACCACTATCACAAATGTTATTCGCacaatatttggaaaataagaaaacagaAGAAGATCCAACGGACACTTTTTTTCTCTCTATGTCCAAAACGGTTAAACGGATGCCAATACAAATGCAAGTGCTACTGAAACGACAGATATTGCTTTTAGTAACTGACGCGGAAATAAAAGTTGCTTCGAATGAAATGTGCACCTTTCAACCTGAAACAACTAATATCAACTCAACGCAAGCAAATACTTCTTCATCCATCGGCTATACAACAGAACTACGAACCGAATCAGAAAGTCTTCAGCTACAATCTAATTCCACTAACTGTATTTCTAATTCCAACACTTATAAAATGCAGCCAAATACCGGGTATTATACAACACAGCTACCAACCATTTATACTCCTTCTAACACATACTCAATGCAGTCAAAAACGTCATCCAGTAGCAACAGCATAATCCCTAATCAGTTCGAAAATAGCACTTCTTCGAGATATCGTGTGGAAGATCGTATGGAAGATCTCGACCTGCCACCTTCACCATACATACCATTGCCGATTGGGACGACGACGCGGCAacaaagggatggtgataatgacTACAGTTAA
- the LOC120627324 gene encoding uncharacterized protein LOC120627324, with amino-acid sequence MSNVEVRSTVRMMNVAMGFDVITKMNEKISHSTGLIVYPEIQFRFTITKNLFTDVIKVDIIGGPIRTTNRIQFIPENDVTKVFTVLFDWNSTAISVASWATDIFRPITLELATKEIEFPRICYDCPA; translated from the exons ATGTCGAACGTTGAAGTTCGATCAACTGTGAGGATGATGAACGTTGCTATGGGATTTGATGTTATAACTAAAATGAATGAGAAAATAAGTCACTCTACAGGATTGATCGTTTATCCAGAAATACAGTTTCGGTTTACG ATAACTAAAAACTTATTTACGGATGTTATAAAAGTAGATATCATCGGTGGACCAATAAGGACAACGAATCGTATACAATTTATTCCGGAAAATGATGTCACAAAAGTTTTCACGGTTTTA tTTGACTGGAATAGTACAGCTATTAGTGTAGCAAGTTGGGCAACAGACATTTTTAGACCAATAACTCTTGAATTGGCGACTAAAGAAATAGAATTTCCAAGAATTTGTTACGATTGTCcagcataa